The DNA window TGAGGAGAATTCAAGGTTAAAAGAAAAATTACTTGAGTTAGAGGAAAAAGCAGAATCGAATAATTTAAAAGAAGACAATATTGAAATCATAAATGATGTGATAGCTAAATTTGCTGATATGATTGATAATGCAAATGTAATACAGAAAAGAAATTTAATAAGATCAGTAGTAGATAAGATTACCTGGAATGGGGAGAATATAGATATCGTTATGTTTGGAGCTGATTCAAGAAAAAAGTAATGGAAATGTTTCCGTTATGTGAGTATAGCATTTTCAATGCAACGTGCAGCATAAGTGGCTAATCTAGTGCCTTTATTGATGTCAAATGTAGAAATAGCTTTAATGAGACCAATCGTACCAATGGAAATTAAATCGTCCATATCCTTCCCGGAACTATTATATTTTTTTACAATATGTGCTACTAATCTTAAATTCCTTTCGATTAAAATATTTCTAGCTTTTTCATCTCCTGCAGCACATCTGATTAAATAATGTTCTTCTTCCTCCTTAGTGAGAGGCCTTGGAAATGAATTTGTATTTGAAATATATCCTGAAAAAATTAAAAAATTCTTTACTATTTCAGTAAAACAAAAAAATAGTTGGGAAAACATAAAGGCACCTCCACTATCTCCATATTAAAGTATATGTGTATGAAACAATATAGGTGCCAGTCCTACCTATTAATCTTTTCAATTTCTTTAACAATATTTTCAAAAATGGGAGCAGCAGTTTTAGAACCGGAGTACCCTTCCTCTATTATGACTGTAATAACATATTTAGGTTCTTCTTTAGGATAAAATCCTGAAAACCAAGCATGAATCGTCTCCTTTCTATTTAATACAGCTTGTGCAGAACCAGTTTTTCCACCAGCACCTCCCAAATCTTTTAAGCTCATGTTTTTGGCAGTCCCATTATCTACTACATCGATTAAACACTCTTTTAAAATCAAGCTATTCGCTTCTGAAAGAACCTTTTGTGGAATAATTCTCTTATTCTTTTTGATCATATGTCCATCATAGTTGGTAATGCCATCTACTATGGTTAATCCAGTCTTAATTCCATCATTAGCTACTATGGCCATCATATTAGTAATTTGAAGGGGAGTAGTTTCTATACTACCCTGACCAATTGAAATGTTACCAATAGCAGCCCCATGCAACTCATCCCCTTCAGGGAGATTGCCTTTTACCTCTTCTAATAATCCAATATGGACTTTCTCGCCAAAACCCATTTTTTTGGCCATTTGAATTATTCTTTCTCCTCCTAACATTTTTCCCAATTGAATAAAAACAGAATTGCAGGATTTTGAAAAAGCCTCTTTTATATCAATAGACCCATGGCCTTCTCTGTCATTACAATTTATTATTACATTTCCTACCCTCTCATATCCATTACAATAAAATTCTTTATCCTGTATTTCTAAATTATGCTCTAAGGCTGCTGCTAGCACAACCAATTTAAATAGAGACCCTGGGGGATAAGCAACTTGAATCCCTTTATTATACAATGCCATATCGTCCCTGTTTAAATATTTGTCTACATCATCTTGATTAAAATTAGGCCTACTAGCCAAAGCTCTAATTTCTCCTGATTTAACCTCAGCTACTATTACAGCCCCATTTACTTCATTTTTGTCAAGTATATTTTCTACTATTTTTTGTATATGATAATCTATCGTCAACTTTACTCCACTGGGCTCCATTGTAAGACCTTTACTATCTACATTAATACTACTTCCTAATACTACCTCCTCCCTTTCATCTAATTCAATAAAAAGGATATCCTCCCTTTCTATATTCTTTAATATATCATCATAAACCTTCTCTATCCCAAATTCTCCTTTATTTTCTGATTTATTTATATATCCAATTACATGGGAAAGGATACTGTTTTCATCATATCTAATAACTTTTTGATGAATTAAAATATTACTCCAATTACTAATAATTGGTTTGATGGTATGTAATGGAATTTCAACAATTTTCTCATCATCTTTTAGCCTTTTTTCAAACTCTTCAT is part of the Tepidimicrobium xylanilyticum genome and encodes:
- a CDS encoding sigma-70 family RNA polymerase sigma factor yields the protein MFSQLFFCFTEIVKNFLIFSGYISNTNSFPRPLTKEEEEHYLIRCAAGDEKARNILIERNLRLVAHIVKKYNSSGKDMDDLISIGTIGLIKAISTFDINKGTRLATYAARCIENAILT
- a CDS encoding peptidoglycan D,D-transpeptidase FtsI family protein; the protein is MSRYKKNIIHNRMYDYLLICIFAFILLISRLFWIQIKNHHNLNIQVLRQRGKEFDLYPKRGIIYDRNLIPLTNRQRVNVLFALKNNIIEDQSLKHTLLNNTSLDYEEFEKRLKDDEKIVEIPLHTIKPIISNWSNILIHQKVIRYDENSILSHVIGYINKSENKGEFGIEKVYDDILKNIEREDILFIELDEREEVVLGSSINVDSKGLTMEPSGVKLTIDYHIQKIVENILDKNEVNGAVIVAEVKSGEIRALASRPNFNQDDVDKYLNRDDMALYNKGIQVAYPPGSLFKLVVLAAALEHNLEIQDKEFYCNGYERVGNVIINCNDREGHGSIDIKEAFSKSCNSVFIQLGKMLGGERIIQMAKKMGFGEKVHIGLLEEVKGNLPEGDELHGAAIGNISIGQGSIETTPLQITNMMAIVANDGIKTGLTIVDGITNYDGHMIKKNKRIIPQKVLSEANSLILKECLIDVVDNGTAKNMSLKDLGGAGGKTGSAQAVLNRKETIHAWFSGFYPKEEPKYVITVIIEEGYSGSKTAAPIFENIVKEIEKINR